AAAGCAATGAAGCTTCAACAGGTAGAAGATTTATATCGACCATATAAGCAAAAGAGAAGAACGAAGGCGACTGTTGCAAAGGAAAAAGGGTTAGAGCCACTTGCAACTTGGATTCTAAGTTTGCCAAGTGAAGGGGATATCCAACTCAAGGCAAAAGGATTTATAAATGAAGAAAAAGGTGTAACATCAGTAGAAGAGGCCATACAAGGTGCAAAAGATATTGTAGCAGAACAAATCTCAGATCAGCCAAAATATCGCCAATGGATTAGAGAGTTAACGTTCCGAAAAGGATCTATTTCTTCTGTAGCAAAGGATGAAGAAAAAGATGAGAAGAATGTTTATGAAATGTATTATGAGTATGAAGAGCCAATCCAGAAAATTGTTCCTCACCGTGTTTTGGCGATTAACCGAGGTGAAAAAGAAGATATATTGCGCATATCCCTTCAGTCGCCAACTGATCAGATACTAGATTACCTTCAAAAAGAAGAGTTGAAGGGGAAAAAATCGGTTGTGAATGATTTGGTGATTGAGACAATAGAAGATGCGTATAAGCGTCTTATTCAACCATCAATTGAGCGTGAAATCAGAAAAGAGTTATCAGAAAAGGCGGAGGACCGTGCAATACATATTTTTTCAGAAAATCTAAGAAATTTACTCCTTCAACCACCATTAAAAGGAAGAATGGTGCTAGGTGTTGACCCTGCTTTTAGAACAGGCTGTAAATTAGCAGTTGTAGATCCAACTGGAAAAATGCTTCATATTGGGGTGGTATATCCTCATCCGCCTGTTAATAAGAAAGAACAAGCAAAAGAAAAGGTAGTAGATGTTATAAAACAATTTAATATAGAGGTTGTTGCAATCGGAAATGGAACAGCATCAAGAGAAACAGAGCAATTCATTGCAGACATTCTAAGAGAATTAGCCGGAGATATATCATATCTTATCGTTAACGAAGCAGGAGCAAGTGTGTATTCAGCATCAGAACTTGCTAGGGAAGAGTTCCCAAATTTACAGGTAGAAGAAAGAAGTGCTGTTTCTATTGCAAGAAGACTTCAGGATCCTTTAGCTGAACTAGTTAAGATTGACCCTAAATCAGTTGGTGTAGGCCAATATCAACATGATGTTTCACAAAAGAAACTAAATGAATCACTAACGTTTGTTGTTGAAACAGTTGTAAACCAGGTTGGAGTTAACGTAAATACTGCATCATCTTCCTTACTTCAGTATGTAGCTGGACTCAGTAAGGCAGTTGCAAACAATGTTGTGAAAAAAAGAGAAGAGTTAGGGAGATTCTCTAACCGTAAACAACTAAAAGATATCCCTCGTCTAGGAGCAAAAACATATGAGCAATGTATTGGCTTCTTACGAGTTCTTGATGGAGATCATCCTTTAGATCGGACAAGTATTCACCCTGAACGCTATGGGGAAGTTGAGAAATTATTGAAGCAATTAAATGTTTCTTTGGCCGACTTAGGAAGCGAAGTATTAAAAGACAAAGTGAAAAGTTTAAATCTAAAAGAAACAGCTGATGTATTATCAATTGGGGAGCTAACTTTAAAGGATATATGTGATGCATTAATTCGTCCTGAGCGGGACCCCCGCGATGAAGTTGCTAAGCCTTTGTTAAAGAAGGATGTATTAAAACTGGAGGATTTGCAGCAAGGAATGGAGCTTCAAGGAACAGTTCGCAATGTTGTCGACTTTGGAGCATTTGTTGATATCGGGGTAAAACAAGATGGATTAGTGCATATTTCTAAACTTAGTCGTTCTTTTGTAAAACACCCATTAGATGTTGTATCTGTTGGTGACGTAGTAACAGTTTGGGTGGATGATGTGGACTTCAAGAAAGGTCGAGTAGCACTTACTATGCTGAAGAGCTGAAGGTGAGTGAAGAAACCAAAAAGAAACACTGCTTTTAGGGAGGCCACTGAAAAAGTCCAAGTAAAAGGTAGAAAGATTCACTTAGGTGAACTTTTCTACCTTTTTTACTTTATAATTAAAATTATAAATATAAGTGGGTGGTTTCCAATGATACAAAAACAACAAACAATGATGTTTAGTCCATATGTGGCTCTATATGATATCGTCGTTCCTCAGGATAATATGTTACGAAGAATTAAGGATCTAATTGACTTTTCTTTTATTTACGAAGAATTAAAGGATAAATATTGTCTAGATAATGGGCGGAATGCGATAGATCCTATTCGCATGTTTAAATATTTGTTTTTGAAAACCATTCATGATGTTTCAGATGTTGATATTATCGAGCGTTCAAAATATGATATGTCCTTCAAATATTTTTTGGATATGGCTCCGGAGGAAGCCGTTATTGATTCAAGTTCTTTGACAAAGTTTCGTAAGCTTAGGTTAAAAGACATGAACTTATTAGACATGCTTATCAATAAGACAGTGGAGATTGCCATTGAGAAAGAGATTATTAAAAGCAAGTCCATTATTGTAGATGCCACCCATACAAAGGCGAGATATAATCAAATGACTCCAAAAGAAATACTAATGGAGCGCTCCAAAAACCTCAGAAAAGCAATTTATAAAATTAACGAGAGTATGAAGAAGAAATTCCCCGTAAAGCCAAACAATGATCTACTTGAAGATGAGATTACTTATTCCCAAGAGCTCATTGAAGTGATTGAAAAGGAAGAAAGCCTTTTAGAGTATCCAAAAGTCAAGGAACATCTTAATCTCCTGAAAGAAGCCGTTGCAGATGATATCGAACAGCTACAGTCCATGAATGATCTAGATGCCAAAGTCGGACACAAAGCAGCTGACTCATCATTCTTTGGCTATAAAACTCATCTGGCGATGAGTGAAGAGCGAATTATTACAGCCGCAACGATTACAACCGGAGAAAAAAATGATGGAAAAGAGCTACAGACACTTGTTGAGAAAAGTATAGATGCAGGAATGGAAATTGAAACGGTTATTGGGGATACTGCGTATTCTGAGAAAGACAACATTCAATATAGTAAGGAAAATGGAATTAAACTGGTCTCAAAATTAAATCCTTCCATAACTCAGGGTACCCGAAAAAAAGAGGATGAATTTGAATTCAATAAGGATGCGGGCATGTATGTCTGCAAGGCAGGGCATATGGCTGTACGGAAAGCTAGGCAAGGTAAAAAAGGAGTAGGCAAAAACCAAGTTGATACCTACTATTTTAATGTTGAAAAATGCAAGAGATGTCCTTTCAGAGAAGGGTGCTACAAAGAGGGAGCCAAAAGTAAAACATATTCTGTTTCCCTTAAGTCTGATCAACATTCATCCCAAGCACAATTCCAGAAAAGTGTATATTTTAAGGAAAAGTCTAAAGAGCGTTATAAAATTGAAGCGAAAAATAGTGAATTAAAACACAGACACGGGTATAATGTGGCAAAATCCTCGGGTCTAATTAGCATGGAGTTGCAAGGCGCCATGGCTATATTTACGGTAAACATTAAAAGAATTCTAAAGCTACTAGGGGAAAATTAGAGAAAATATGTGGCTAATGCAAAGAAAGAGCCGACTTTAATTCCTAAAAAAGGAAAAAAAGTCGGCTCTTTTTAAACTCACATGAATAATCTTTAAAATCGTCAGATTTTCAGTGGCCTCCTTTTAGGAGCAG
This genomic stretch from Metabacillus sp. B2-18 harbors:
- a CDS encoding Tex family protein, whose protein sequence is MEEKQTKIMQHISKELAINIKQVANVISLLEEGNTVPFIARYRKEQTGALDEVQIRDISEKWTYIQNLENRKEEVLRLIEEQGKLTEQLAVDINKAMKLQQVEDLYRPYKQKRRTKATVAKEKGLEPLATWILSLPSEGDIQLKAKGFINEEKGVTSVEEAIQGAKDIVAEQISDQPKYRQWIRELTFRKGSISSVAKDEEKDEKNVYEMYYEYEEPIQKIVPHRVLAINRGEKEDILRISLQSPTDQILDYLQKEELKGKKSVVNDLVIETIEDAYKRLIQPSIEREIRKELSEKAEDRAIHIFSENLRNLLLQPPLKGRMVLGVDPAFRTGCKLAVVDPTGKMLHIGVVYPHPPVNKKEQAKEKVVDVIKQFNIEVVAIGNGTASRETEQFIADILRELAGDISYLIVNEAGASVYSASELAREEFPNLQVEERSAVSIARRLQDPLAELVKIDPKSVGVGQYQHDVSQKKLNESLTFVVETVVNQVGVNVNTASSSLLQYVAGLSKAVANNVVKKREELGRFSNRKQLKDIPRLGAKTYEQCIGFLRVLDGDHPLDRTSIHPERYGEVEKLLKQLNVSLADLGSEVLKDKVKSLNLKETADVLSIGELTLKDICDALIRPERDPRDEVAKPLLKKDVLKLEDLQQGMELQGTVRNVVDFGAFVDIGVKQDGLVHISKLSRSFVKHPLDVVSVGDVVTVWVDDVDFKKGRVALTMLKS
- a CDS encoding IS1182 family transposase, with product MIQKQQTMMFSPYVALYDIVVPQDNMLRRIKDLIDFSFIYEELKDKYCLDNGRNAIDPIRMFKYLFLKTIHDVSDVDIIERSKYDMSFKYFLDMAPEEAVIDSSSLTKFRKLRLKDMNLLDMLINKTVEIAIEKEIIKSKSIIVDATHTKARYNQMTPKEILMERSKNLRKAIYKINESMKKKFPVKPNNDLLEDEITYSQELIEVIEKEESLLEYPKVKEHLNLLKEAVADDIEQLQSMNDLDAKVGHKAADSSFFGYKTHLAMSEERIITAATITTGEKNDGKELQTLVEKSIDAGMEIETVIGDTAYSEKDNIQYSKENGIKLVSKLNPSITQGTRKKEDEFEFNKDAGMYVCKAGHMAVRKARQGKKGVGKNQVDTYYFNVEKCKRCPFREGCYKEGAKSKTYSVSLKSDQHSSQAQFQKSVYFKEKSKERYKIEAKNSELKHRHGYNVAKSSGLISMELQGAMAIFTVNIKRILKLLGEN